Proteins from one Erythrolamprus reginae isolate rEryReg1 chromosome 6, rEryReg1.hap1, whole genome shotgun sequence genomic window:
- the KCNJ4 gene encoding inward rectifier potassium channel 4, giving the protein MIKRVMGSIRVNRYSIVSTEEDGHKVSSLGSLNEHSRNGKGHAPRRKRRNRFVKKNGQCNVYFANLSNKSQRYMADIFTTCVDTRWRYMLMIFSAAFLVSWLFFGLLFWIIAFFHGDLDVPGAGSGSIATKFCIKHVNGFLGAFLFSVETQTTIGYGFRYVTEECPLAIMVVVVQSIVGCVIDSFMIGTIMAKMARPKKRAQTLLFSHHAVISLRDGKLCLMWRVGNLRRSHIVEAHVRAQLIKPYMTAEGEYLPVDQRDLNVGYDIGLDRIFLVSPIIIVHEIDEESPLYGMGKEQLEREDFEIVVILEGMVEATAMTTQARSSYLASEILWGHRFEPVVFEEKKHYKVDYSHFHKTYEVAGTPYCSARELQESKITILPSPPPPPSAFCYENELALVSQDEDEEDDLGVGVDLGASPKDDAGVIPMMEFGSHMDLDRLQVSIPLDALSYRRESAI; this is encoded by the exons ATGATAAAACGAGTCATGGGCAGCATCCGGGTAAACAG GTACAGCATTGTTTCCACTGAAGAGGATGGGCACAAAGTCTCCTCCCTTGGCAGCCTTAATGAGCACAGTCGTAACGGGAAAGGTCACGCCCCTCGACGGAAACGACGTAACCGTTTTGTCAAAAAGAATGGCCAGTGCAATGTCTACTTTGCTAACCTAAGCAACAAATCTCAACGTTATATGGCTGACATCTTCACTACTTGCGTGGACACTCGCTGGCGCTACATGCTCATGATCTTCTCAGCAGCCTTCTTGGTCTCGTGGCTATTCTTTGGTCTGCTGTTTTGGATCATCGCCTTCTTCCATGGCGACTTAGATGTCCCCGGTGCAGGAAGTGGTTCCATTGCTACAAAATTCTGCATCAAACATGTCAACGGCTTCTTGGGAGCTTTCCTCTTCTCAGTGGAGACCCAGACAACCATTGGTTATGGTTTTAGATATGTGACTGAGGAATGTCCACTAGCTATCATGGTAGTTGTGGTGCAATCCATTGTAGGCTGTGTGATTGATTCTTTCATGATTGGCACCatcatggcaaaaatggcacgccCCAAGAAAAGGGCCCAAACCTTACTCTTCAGCCATCATGCTGTCATCTCTCTACGGGATGGCAAACTCTGTCTCATGTGGCGGGTGGGGAATCTAAGGAGGAGCCATATTGTGGAAGCTCATGTTCGGGCCCAacttataaaaccctacatgacaGCAGAAGGTGAGTATCTTCCAGTAGACCAGAGAGATCTGAATGTGGGCTATGATATCGGCCTTGATCGTATCTTCTTAGTGTCTCCCATCATTATTGTTCATGAGATCGACGAGGAAAGCCCACTCTATGGAATGGGAAAAGAACAATTGGAGAGAGAGGACTTTGAGATTGTTGTTATCCTGGAGGGTATGGTGGAAGCAACAGCCATGACCACTCAGGCTCGTAGCTCCTACTTGGCTAGCGAGATCCTTTGGGGTCATCGTTTCGAGCCTGTTGTCTTTGAGGAGAAGAAACATTATAAGGTGGACTATTCACATTTCCACAAGACTTATGAGGTGGCTGGAACCCCTTACTGTTCTGCTCGGGAATTGCAGGAGAGCAAAATTACCATCCTGCCTTCACCCCCTCCACCTCCTAGTGCCTTCTGCTACGAGAATGAATTGGCTCTCGTTAGCCAGGATGAAGATGAGGAAGATGACTTGGGCGTTGGAGTAGATTTGGGAGCAAGTCCAAAGGATGATGCAGGAGTCATACCAATGATGGAGTTTGGGAGCCATATGGATCTGGATCGATTGCAAGTCTCCATTCCTCTGGATGCACTCTCATACCGTAGGGAATCAGCCATCTGA